ACACTGACACCGCACAGTAAGACCAGGAAAGGATTTTATGTCTTTTTGACAGTCTAATAAGTGACTCAGGAAAGAGGAATCAGCACCATGTTACCAGCCAGCTCCACACAGAGCTTAGTCTGAGAGTGAGAGCACCAGGAGGAAACTTTAAAGTCCCTTTATGAGTAAAGAGATGGAGCAGCCTGTCCCGGATCTGTTTGGTCCTCACCCCGTAGATGATGGGATTCAgcatggggggcaccaggaggtaCACATTAGCCATGAGAATGTGGAAATGCAGGGGCACATTGTGGCCAAACCGGTGTGTGAGTAAGGAGAAAAGACCTGGGATGTAAAATGCTAAGATGGCACAGAGGTGTGAGGCGCAGGTCCCAAAAGTCTTGATCCGGGCATCCTttgtggggagcctgaagatggccctgaggatttGGATATAGGACATGGTGATAAAAAACACATCCACACCGGTCACAAAGAATACTACAAAAAGGCCGTAATAACTACTGATGCGGATGTCACCACAAGCCAGCTTCACCATGGCCATGTGCTCGCAGTACAAGTTGGGGATGATGtcggttctgcaatatggccactgcCTCGCCAGGAGGAGAAAGGGCAGTACAAGCATGCCTCCACGCAGCATCACGGCCAGGCCGATCTTGGCCACCACAGAGTTTGTCAAGATGGTGGAATGTCTCAAGGGATGACAGATGGCCACATAGCGATCCAAGGCCATGGCCACAAAGATCCCAGACTCCAttcctgagaagcagtgaatgaagaacatctgggtgaggcaggcactgaaattgaTCTCCCTAAAATtcaaccagaagatgctcagcgtTTTGGGCAGGATGGACGTGGACAGGACCAGGTCAGTGacggccagcatgcagaggaaatagtacatgggcccatggaggctcGTCTCCCTCTTCACaatgaacaggatggtgaagttccccaagatggctatAGCATATGTgatgcagaaggggatggagatccagacatgggccgCCTCCAGGCCAgaaatgccc
The Eretmochelys imbricata isolate rEreImb1 chromosome 1, rEreImb1.hap1, whole genome shotgun sequence DNA segment above includes these coding regions:
- the LOC144259260 gene encoding olfactory receptor 52R1-like codes for the protein MQKTRFCLRVGQLLPYSMSESNTTVFTNPSTFILLGISGLEAAHVWISIPFCITYAIAILGNFTILFIVKRETSLHGPMYYFLCMLAVTDLVLSTSILPKTLSIFWLNFREINFSACLTQMFFIHCFSGMESGIFVAMALDRYVAICHPLRHSTILTNSVVAKIGLAVMLRGGMLVLPFLLLARQWPYCRTDIIPNLYCEHMAMVKLACGDIRISSYYGLFVVFFVTGVDVFFITMSYIQILRAIFRLPTKDARIKTFGTCASHLCAILAFYIPGLFSLLTHRFGHNVPLHFHILMANVYLLVPPMLNPIIYGVRTKQIRDRLLHLFTHKGTLKFPPALFSSLTYCFGHHVALQFHVLMANMYLLVPPMLNPIIHGTELHAELADDMVLSPLS